GGAGGTCCGGTACTGGTCAACAGCAGTCGTGGAATCATCTACGCTTCGCAGGATCGGGATTACGCAGCCGCCGCTGCCCGGGCCACCCGACAACTGGCCGACGAACTCCGCGAGGTGCAGCCATGACGGAGCAGCGGGAATCGTTGGAACAGCGCGGACCAACCGCGCAGACCGGCCTGCATCGCGTCGTTCGCATGACCTTCCGTACCGAAGCCGTGCCCGAGTTCCTGGAGATTTTCGCGGATGTCGTGGCCGATATCCGCCGGCAACCCGGCTGTCTGCACGTTGAACTCATGCGCGACGCACAGTGGCCCGACGTGTACGCCACATTCAGCGTCTGGAAATCCGAAGCCGCCTTGGAGGCCTACCGGCAGACGCCGTTCTTCCGCAAGACCTGGTCGCTGACCAAAGCGCTGTTCGCCGCCCCCCCACGTGCCGAGAGCTACGGACCTGTCAGCACTACGCAGGAGCCCGCGTCAAAGCGTAACCGATAGTCCGGCGTGGAGCGATCTTCCCGGGGCCGGCAACCCGGTCTGTGGCTCCACGACCGCATCCAGGATGTTCCGGACACCGATCCGGATATCCACGAACGTCCCTGCGTCCGAGACGACCGACCGCCAGCGGACCTGGCCGTCCAGCGTTGCTGCACCTTCCAGTCGATCCGTACCGGGTGACGGAGACATGCCCCAGGAAGGCCCGCGGTAGGACACCGACGCCCGTACCGCCCATCGCTGCAGGAACGTACGTTCCACATCCACCCTACCCAGCCTCTCCGGCTTTTCGATCATGCGTACCGACGCGCCATCCTGACGTGCCCGATGCCACATGACGGAGGCGTGTGCATCCATTCGAACCCGCCCGGGCATCGAGATACCGACGACGCTTTCGACTCCGGTGGTATGACTTCCGTCCAGGTTGACACGCCGTCGCTTCGTCCCTTCCAAGGTTTGCACCCACTCCTGATCAATCGTGTGACGGGATCGTCGATGAAACGCCGTGACTTCCAGGCCCATGATGTCCCGCGCATACCCCAGGGTCCATTCGCCCATCCACACGGACTCCGGCCGAAGTCCCGGATTTACAACGAATCGGTGCAAGGCCTCACCGAACAATTCCCGCAGCGTCGGAAAACGTGCTTTCTTTCCGGCTGCGGCCTGGAGCCACCAGTGGTCCCCATGACGATACTGCCAGGTGGCATGAGCCGTCCAGTCCAGGAATGGATCCCGTCGGGGTTTTTCTCCGGTCACAGGCATGAACTGTGCATCGAGGCTCCCGCCTGCACCCCACCGCATCGCCGACCCCAGCCTGCCTGCAACATCCACTCCGGACGACAGCAGGATCTGACCGAATTGTTCGTTGAGTCCAGGCACGCTTCCCTCCGGGAGTGGCATGTCCCGTTGATGATGGGTTGACCCCGTACCGAAAAGCGACCATGTCACCCGCGCTCCGCGCCATGTCGATTGTGTCCGGGACCGGAAACCGACGGACCGGTCCCGATCCTGCTGTCGCCCGTCCGGTGCGGCATAGTTGCCGTCGGGGAAGTCGTGGATGACCTGCCCGAACCGGGTCCACCACAGGGAAAGATCCCAACCGGGGAGCGGGCGTCCTCCGGCAATGAGGGTCGAGAACGTCCAGTC
The Rhodothermales bacterium genome window above contains:
- a CDS encoding putative quinol monooxygenase, whose amino-acid sequence is MTEQRESLEQRGPTAQTGLHRVVRMTFRTEAVPEFLEIFADVVADIRRQPGCLHVELMRDAQWPDVYATFSVWKSEAALEAYRQTPFFRKTWSLTKALFAAPPRAESYGPVSTTQEPASKRNR
- a CDS encoding TonB-dependent receptor plug domain-containing protein, producing the protein MYRTSLARLAGLGGVGVADVLELVPGAHIQTNSRGEHLVYIRGAGERQVSLLLDGAPLNIPWDNRMDLDMLPASVLGGMTVVRGIASSSFGPNTAGGVIQLETRSVLDPEGLVEMEVRAGTGQERHVHGLVSGSGRAWSWIGMASLLGRSGLPVPDNAELPFNQAGRWRTNTDMHRGTVFGRVSWSNRLAFSILHVDGRKGVAPEGHLPAESGAVRYWRYPDWTFSTLIAGGRPLPGWDLSLWWTRFGQVIHDFPDGNYAAPDGRQQDRDRSVGFRSRTQSTWRGARVTWSLFGTGSTHHQRDMPLPEGSVPGLNEQFGQILLSSGVDVAGRLGSAMRWGAGGSLDAQFMPVTGEKPRRDPFLDWTAHATWQYRHGDHWWLQAAAGKKARFPTLRELFGEALHRFVVNPGLRPESVWMGEWTLGYARDIMGLEVTAFHRRSRHTIDQEWVQTLEGTKRRRVNLDGSHTTGVESVVGISMPGRVRMDAHASVMWHRARQDGASVRMIEKPERLGRVDVERTFLQRWAVRASVSYRGPSWGMSPSPGTDRLEGAATLDGQVRWRSVVSDAGTFVDIRIGVRNILDAVVEPQTGLPAPGRSLHAGLSVTL